From Solidesulfovibrio carbinoliphilus subsp. oakridgensis, the proteins below share one genomic window:
- a CDS encoding 2-oxoacid:ferredoxin oxidoreductase subunit beta, whose amino-acid sequence MAEVTQLIHQYLRHNKKFPLVFCPGCGHGIVLGSLVRSVHALGLSKDDVVIVAGIGCSGRIAAYVDFNTVHATHGRALTIATGIKMASPHLTVIAVMGDGDAFSIGGNHLIHAARRNIGVTALVLNNFIYGMTGGQCSSTTPEGAWSHTSPQGQLESAFDIVELTKAAGASGVARGTVYHVKALDALIAAAISQPGFNLVEALSPCFTQYGRGNGFKSPVEMFKWLKDRAVPREAYEKLENKDGRIPLGVFVKRDAPGLETRYAAMCGRLREKKGGAA is encoded by the coding sequence ATGGCCGAAGTCACCCAGCTCATCCACCAGTACCTGCGCCACAACAAGAAATTCCCCCTGGTCTTCTGCCCGGGCTGCGGCCACGGCATTGTGCTCGGGTCGCTGGTTCGAAGCGTCCACGCCCTGGGGCTTTCCAAGGACGACGTGGTCATTGTGGCCGGCATCGGCTGCTCCGGCCGCATCGCCGCCTACGTGGACTTCAACACCGTCCACGCCACCCACGGCCGGGCACTCACCATCGCCACGGGCATCAAGATGGCAAGCCCCCATCTGACCGTCATCGCGGTCATGGGCGACGGGGACGCCTTTTCCATCGGCGGCAACCATCTGATCCACGCCGCCCGGCGCAACATCGGCGTGACGGCGCTTGTGCTCAACAATTTCATCTACGGCATGACCGGCGGCCAGTGCTCCTCGACCACGCCCGAGGGGGCCTGGTCCCACACCAGTCCGCAAGGCCAGCTGGAGAGCGCCTTTGACATCGTGGAACTGACCAAAGCGGCCGGGGCCAGTGGCGTGGCCAGGGGTACGGTCTACCACGTCAAGGCCCTCGATGCGCTCATCGCCGCGGCCATAAGCCAGCCGGGCTTCAATCTGGTCGAGGCCCTTTCCCCGTGCTTCACCCAGTACGGCCGGGGCAACGGGTTCAAAAGCCCGGTGGAGATGTTCAAGTGGCTCAAAGACCGGGCCGTGCCGCGCGAAGCCTACGAGAAGCTCGAAAACAAGGACGGCAGGATTCCCCTTGGCGTGTTCGTCAAACGCGACGCCCCCGGCCTTGAGACCCGCTACGCCGCCATGTGCGGCCGGCTGCGGGAGAAAAAGGGAGGTGCCGCGTGA